A window from Sinanaerobacter sp. ZZT-01 encodes these proteins:
- a CDS encoding D-alanyl-D-alanine carboxypeptidase family protein, translated as MLKSRDTKKLLIRAMSMVLIVGAFIFGAKFMETDKNTKGKLREVPPREATEEQVSGNSVMKLPQEPEISAQTAIVMDLNSGMVLYEKKSQEKVYPASTTKILTALLAIEQGDLNDAVTISKTASGVEGSSIYLEVGEKISLKDLVYGLMLRSGNDAAIAISEKISGSAAAFVEEMNERAREIGAEHTHFMNPNGLYDDEHYTTAYDMALIARQAMLNPAFKEVAASKSWTAERGEGKFNVFYNKNKVVQEYEGGTGVKIGYTKSSGRTLVASSKRGEMELICVVMNDPNWFEDSYQLMDAVYDSYEQVTIAQKQQRLKTIPVEGGVKEYAYVGTKEPVLCPVLKENEEAEVSIQYVLGFQCQAPVRRWQEAGMLNVYVNGAYVHSVPLYFLEDIDAL; from the coding sequence ATGCTTAAAAGTAGGGATACAAAAAAATTATTAATAAGAGCCATGAGCATGGTCCTTATAGTAGGAGCTTTTATTTTTGGTGCGAAGTTTATGGAAACAGACAAGAACACAAAAGGGAAGCTTCGTGAGGTTCCTCCGAGAGAAGCAACGGAGGAACAAGTATCTGGTAATTCGGTTATGAAACTTCCGCAGGAACCGGAAATTTCTGCACAGACTGCTATTGTAATGGATTTAAATTCAGGAATGGTACTTTATGAAAAAAAAAGTCAAGAGAAGGTATACCCTGCCAGTACTACAAAAATTTTAACGGCATTGCTTGCGATTGAGCAAGGTGATTTAAATGATGCAGTTACGATTTCAAAGACAGCATCCGGTGTAGAAGGATCATCCATTTATCTCGAAGTAGGGGAAAAAATATCGTTAAAAGACTTGGTGTATGGCTTGATGCTTCGATCGGGAAATGATGCAGCGATTGCAATTTCAGAAAAAATATCAGGAAGTGCCGCGGCGTTTGTAGAAGAAATGAATGAGAGAGCAAGAGAAATCGGTGCCGAACATACACACTTTATGAATCCAAACGGACTGTATGACGATGAGCATTATACAACAGCCTATGATATGGCATTGATCGCAAGACAAGCCATGCTGAATCCTGCGTTTAAAGAGGTTGCAGCATCAAAAAGCTGGACTGCAGAACGTGGAGAAGGAAAATTTAATGTGTTTTACAATAAAAATAAAGTTGTGCAGGAGTATGAGGGTGGTACCGGGGTTAAGATTGGTTATACGAAATCATCAGGAAGAACCTTGGTCGCTTCGTCAAAACGAGGGGAAATGGAACTGATTTGTGTGGTTATGAACGATCCGAATTGGTTTGAAGATTCCTATCAGTTAATGGATGCAGTATATGATTCCTATGAACAGGTAACCATTGCACAAAAACAGCAGCGCTTAAAAACCATTCCGGTTGAAGGCGGAGTAAAAGAATACGCTTATGTTGGAACAAAAGAGCCTGTTTTATGTCCGGTATTGAAGGAAAATGAAGAAGCAGAAGTCAGCATTCAATATGTGCTGGGTTTTCAGTGCCAAGCTCCGGTACGTAGATGGCAGGAGGCGGGTATGCTCAATGTATATGTGAACGGTGCTTATGTACATTCCGTTCCTCTCTATTTTCTTGAAGATATTGATGCACTTTAA
- a CDS encoding DMT family transporter, whose translation MNKTVGISCAVGAAFIYGFAPLLAKIAYMDGCNTITLTFFRSLISFPVMFAILKTKKIPIKVSRKDFFTLIILSFLGAFATGLMLYGAYNYISVGLTTCIHYVYPVLVALVCVLFFKEKISMTKLAAMGLSIIGLLSFLEGDLQVNFIGIALALGSGIAYAAFLVVMDKTEIKHLHPFLISFYCASVASVCLFIFGTATNQIVYHIAPRGWVLMFVMAMGVSVIANSITPIAVKNVGPTVTAILGMFEPIISVILGILFLKEAFTFRSVVGCILVILSVVMLTLERDKTNEKLE comes from the coding sequence ATGAATAAGACGGTTGGAATTAGCTGTGCGGTAGGAGCGGCATTTATTTATGGGTTTGCACCACTTTTGGCAAAAATTGCTTATATGGACGGCTGCAATACGATTACCTTAACCTTTTTTCGAAGTTTAATCTCTTTTCCCGTGATGTTTGCCATTCTAAAAACTAAAAAAATACCAATTAAAGTATCTCGAAAAGACTTTTTTACCTTAATTATACTCTCTTTTTTAGGGGCCTTCGCAACGGGACTTATGCTTTATGGAGCTTATAATTATATATCAGTTGGCTTGACAACTTGCATTCACTATGTTTATCCGGTTTTGGTAGCACTTGTATGTGTTCTGTTTTTTAAAGAGAAAATCAGCATGACAAAGCTGGCTGCAATGGGACTTTCTATCATTGGTCTCTTATCCTTTTTAGAGGGAGATTTGCAGGTGAATTTTATCGGAATTGCATTGGCATTAGGCTCCGGTATTGCCTATGCTGCTTTTTTAGTTGTAATGGATAAAACAGAAATTAAACATCTTCATCCATTTTTAATTTCATTTTATTGTGCCTCAGTCGCGTCGGTATGTCTTTTTATCTTTGGAACAGCAACGAATCAAATCGTTTATCACATTGCACCCAGAGGATGGGTTTTGATGTTTGTCATGGCGATGGGGGTATCTGTAATTGCCAATTCAATTACACCGATCGCTGTCAAAAATGTTGGACCGACCGTGACTGCGATTTTAGGTATGTTTGAGCCAATTATAAGCGTGATTTTAGGAATTTTGTTTTTAAAAGAGGCGTTTACATTCCGAAGTGTGGTGGGCTGTATATTGGTCATTTTATCAGTGGTGATGCTGACCTTGGAACGAGACAAAACAAATGAAAAATTAGAATAA
- a CDS encoding sigma-54 dependent transcriptional regulator, whose amino-acid sequence MGQINILVVDDEQHVRQLLNKVLTKEGYQVCTACDGLEGLEILQTINVDIIISDIKMPKMTGIEFLHRVKEMDPEIAFILITAFATMETAIDALKSGAQDYVTKPFDITEILTAVKKLCLPVQKRDPFGGLLLGARETQYSISSKSPKMQEVLQLAKQVAACGSTVLLTGETGTGKGYIARALHQWGLRNDKPLINVNCGAIPDNLLESELFGYEKGAFTGAVSSKPGRFELADGGTIFLDEIGDISPSLQVKLLRVLQEKTFERLGGIRSVKADVRVIAATNKNLLKEVREGHFREDLYYRLNVVPIHIPPLRERVEDIEDLVTIFLEDSARISTTNTRKELTSEAMKCLKAYSWPGNIRELENIIERCVVISSGNTIHVDSLPIEVREEKEVSKSFHKKQEPMLNNAIDSIEKEVIQNAMTESGGNKTKAALALGISRRSLHRKLQKYAMND is encoded by the coding sequence GTGGGACAGATAAATATTCTGGTAGTTGATGATGAGCAGCATGTCAGACAGCTCTTAAACAAGGTTCTAACAAAAGAAGGATACCAGGTATGTACTGCATGTGATGGATTAGAAGGGTTAGAGATACTTCAGACCATCAATGTGGACATCATAATCAGCGATATTAAGATGCCTAAAATGACGGGGATTGAATTTTTACATCGAGTGAAGGAAATGGATCCTGAGATTGCTTTTATTTTAATTACGGCATTTGCAACCATGGAAACTGCAATTGATGCATTAAAAAGCGGTGCGCAGGATTACGTAACCAAACCTTTTGACATTACGGAGATTTTAACAGCAGTAAAAAAATTATGTCTGCCTGTTCAGAAAAGAGATCCTTTTGGGGGCCTTCTTTTGGGCGCAAGGGAAACCCAGTACAGTATAAGCAGCAAAAGTCCGAAGATGCAGGAGGTTTTGCAGCTCGCAAAACAGGTGGCTGCCTGCGGTTCAACGGTATTGCTTACGGGCGAGACCGGAACGGGAAAAGGCTATATTGCAAGAGCCCTTCATCAATGGGGGCTCAGGAATGATAAACCGCTTATCAATGTGAACTGCGGAGCAATACCGGATAACCTGTTGGAAAGTGAATTGTTCGGATATGAAAAAGGTGCATTTACCGGAGCGGTATCATCTAAGCCTGGACGTTTTGAATTAGCAGACGGAGGAACGATATTTTTAGATGAAATCGGAGACATTTCGCCGTCACTTCAAGTTAAGCTGCTTCGGGTATTGCAGGAAAAGACCTTTGAACGGCTGGGTGGAATTCGCTCTGTCAAAGCAGATGTCAGAGTCATTGCCGCAACAAATAAAAATCTTTTAAAGGAAGTACGGGAAGGCCATTTTCGAGAAGACTTGTATTATCGGCTTAATGTAGTTCCGATTCACATTCCTCCTCTGAGAGAACGTGTGGAAGACATTGAAGATCTCGTAACGATTTTTTTAGAGGATTCTGCACGGATCTCAACTACAAATACACGAAAAGAATTGACAAGTGAAGCAATGAAATGTCTTAAGGCCTACAGCTGGCCGGGAAATATCCGAGAGCTGGAAAACATTATTGAGCGTTGTGTTGTGATCTCTTCCGGAAACACGATCCATGTGGATTCTTTGCCAATTGAAGTTCGTGAAGAAAAAGAGGTTTCAAAGAGTTTTCATAAGAAACAGGAGCCGATGTTGAACAATGCGATTGACTCAATAGAAAAAGAAGTGATTCAAAATGCGATGACTGAGAGTGGCGGCAATAAAACGAAGGCAGCGCTTGCTCTAGGCATCAGCAGGCGCTCACTCCATAGAAAACTTCAGAAATACGCAATGAATGATTAA
- a CDS encoding ATP-binding protein, with amino-acid sequence MFKSVQTRAMFYLVCIAISLLIIISYVLVAGIEKIGHGMQERTLEDRTHLLSECFQAVSQKEGAITPEEAYLIIRNSNYINEDVKENSFLINKEKRTIGYYGWELPYDLTFSKQSSLQQIYKKGENYISHLTSLDQIAGLEGWYVCSEDRYSKVFRDINNIKTGTIVLLVILLCILWPLSKRISKKITNPIRDLSKSAARIASGDISQEIKAKNKDELADIAASFNLMLNHLKSTMQQVLTKSGETASMHEIMEYAEQAYENLLSGIISINNIGEITTFNEAAEQLTGLKAEEVLGLNVQNPIPKEIKPLIDTLKRCLAKGSLQLKTLADIYNTHGDKIPILYSVKIQFGLKKEVIGAICVFRNILDIQRFEESTNRTKNLKALGEMSASLAHEVKNPLTSIRGYAQLAKLELTENELNVEGLDIIIHEVDRLTQMLDRFMHFARPKIPVLKEVDLRKTINYVITLLQNDLPKSIKINTVFNDIPNVMVDEELFEPVILNLLLNAVQAMPHGGVITIKTGYNENRKMVFTEIIDTGEGIPRDLSERIFEPFFTTKDIGAGMGLAISSRIIEAHKGVLEVESVVKEGAKFTILLQSVEARPWI; translated from the coding sequence ATGTTTAAATCGGTTCAAACAAGAGCAATGTTTTATTTGGTGTGCATTGCAATCAGCTTGCTGATTATTATTAGCTATGTTTTGGTAGCAGGCATAGAAAAAATAGGTCATGGCATGCAGGAAAGAACACTTGAAGATCGAACACATTTACTTTCTGAGTGTTTTCAAGCGGTAAGCCAGAAAGAAGGGGCTATTACGCCGGAAGAAGCCTATCTGATCATTCGAAATTCAAATTATATTAATGAAGATGTCAAAGAGAACAGCTTTCTGATTAATAAAGAGAAAAGGACAATCGGATATTATGGATGGGAACTTCCTTATGATTTGACCTTTTCCAAGCAATCCTCCCTACAGCAAATTTATAAAAAAGGGGAAAATTATATTTCACACCTTACCTCATTGGATCAAATTGCGGGGCTTGAAGGTTGGTATGTCTGTTCAGAAGACAGATATTCAAAAGTTTTTCGAGACATCAACAATATAAAAACAGGAACCATTGTTTTACTGGTTATTCTATTGTGCATTTTATGGCCGCTTTCTAAACGGATCTCTAAAAAGATAACAAATCCAATACGTGACCTTTCAAAATCGGCGGCTCGCATCGCTTCTGGAGATATCAGCCAAGAAATTAAAGCAAAAAATAAAGATGAGCTGGCGGACATTGCCGCTTCCTTTAATTTAATGTTAAATCATTTGAAGTCGACGATGCAGCAAGTTCTGACGAAGTCGGGAGAAACGGCTTCTATGCATGAAATTATGGAATATGCAGAGCAGGCATATGAAAATCTTTTAAGCGGAATTATAAGCATTAATAATATTGGAGAAATCACAACTTTTAATGAGGCAGCTGAGCAATTAACTGGATTAAAGGCAGAAGAAGTACTGGGCTTAAATGTGCAAAATCCTATACCGAAAGAAATTAAACCATTGATAGATACGTTGAAACGCTGTCTGGCAAAAGGAAGTTTGCAATTGAAGACCTTAGCAGATATATATAATACACATGGAGATAAAATTCCGATTTTATACAGTGTTAAAATTCAATTTGGTTTAAAAAAGGAAGTCATCGGTGCGATCTGCGTGTTCCGAAATATCCTAGACATTCAGAGGTTTGAAGAAAGTACCAATCGAACAAAAAATTTAAAAGCCTTAGGAGAGATGAGTGCCAGCCTGGCACATGAAGTGAAAAATCCTTTGACAAGTATCCGAGGGTATGCACAATTGGCAAAGCTAGAATTGACAGAAAATGAATTAAATGTAGAGGGACTTGATATCATCATTCATGAAGTGGATCGCTTAACGCAGATGCTTGACCGCTTTATGCATTTTGCAAGACCGAAAATCCCTGTTTTAAAGGAAGTTGACTTACGGAAGACGATCAATTATGTAATTACCTTGCTGCAAAATGATCTTCCGAAATCGATAAAAATAAATACCGTATTTAATGATATTCCAAATGTGATGGTAGATGAAGAACTCTTTGAACCTGTAATTTTAAATCTCTTGCTCAATGCGGTGCAGGCGATGCCGCATGGCGGCGTGATTACAATTAAAACAGGCTACAATGAGAACCGTAAAATGGTGTTCACAGAAATCATCGATACCGGCGAAGGAATACCAAGAGATCTGTCGGAACGAATCTTCGAGCCGTTTTTTACGACAAAAGATATCGGTGCTGGCATGGGACTTGCCATCTCATCTAGAATTATAGAGGCCCATAAGGGCGTCTTGGAAGTGGAGAGTGTAGTAAAAGAAGGAGCTAAGTTCACCATTCTATTACAATCAGTTGAAGCCAGACCTTGGATTTGA
- a CDS encoding acetyl-CoA hydrolase/transferase family protein produces MDWKAIYDSRKCTAKEAVNKIHSGDTVVLAHAVAEPPLLVEAMVANKEAYKNVTVSHMVTLGKGEYSLPENKEHFTFRGWFTSATTRKSLEQGHGQFVPVFFHEIPGMIRKGIFKVDVFMVMVSPPDENGFCSVGVSSDYTMQAMKSAKIVLAEVNDQVPVVYGDTFVHVNQIDAFVESSHPLPEIGVPKIGEVETAIGKNCASLVEDGSTLQLGIGAIPDAVLSQLKDKKHLGIHSEMISDGVVDLYEAGVVDCSQKSIDNGKMTVTFLMGTKRLYDFCNKNPMVEMKPVDYVNHPSIVAQSSKLVCINACLEVDFMGQVVSDAIGIRQFSGVGGQVDFVRGAAMSLDGMAKAIIAMPSTASMKDGSKVSKIVPYIAHGAAVTTSRHDVDYIVTEYGIAQMKGKSLQERARALIEIAHPDFREELGKEFEKRFHVEF; encoded by the coding sequence ATGGATTGGAAAGCAATTTATGACAGCCGTAAATGTACGGCAAAGGAGGCTGTCAATAAGATTCATTCAGGTGATACGGTAGTCTTGGCTCATGCAGTAGCAGAGCCGCCGCTTTTAGTAGAAGCTATGGTGGCGAATAAAGAAGCGTATAAAAATGTAACGGTATCGCATATGGTTACATTAGGGAAAGGAGAATATTCCTTACCGGAAAATAAGGAGCATTTCACTTTTCGAGGCTGGTTTACGAGTGCAACGACAAGAAAATCGCTGGAACAGGGGCATGGACAGTTTGTTCCTGTGTTCTTTCATGAAATTCCGGGTATGATTCGTAAAGGAATTTTTAAAGTCGATGTATTTATGGTCATGGTATCCCCGCCGGATGAAAATGGGTTTTGCAGCGTCGGAGTATCGTCTGATTATACAATGCAGGCAATGAAATCAGCGAAAATTGTCTTAGCAGAAGTCAATGATCAAGTTCCTGTGGTTTATGGAGACACTTTTGTACATGTGAATCAAATTGACGCATTTGTAGAAAGCTCTCATCCGCTCCCGGAAATCGGAGTTCCCAAAATTGGTGAAGTAGAAACAGCGATTGGAAAGAACTGCGCTTCCTTAGTTGAAGACGGTTCCACATTGCAATTGGGAATCGGCGCGATTCCGGATGCTGTGTTGAGCCAATTAAAAGATAAAAAACATCTAGGGATTCATTCCGAAATGATTTCAGATGGTGTAGTTGACCTTTATGAAGCCGGAGTTGTGGACTGTTCTCAGAAATCGATTGATAATGGAAAGATGACGGTTACCTTTTTGATGGGAACCAAACGTCTGTATGATTTCTGTAATAAAAATCCTATGGTCGAGATGAAACCGGTTGATTATGTAAATCATCCATCCATTGTCGCACAATCCTCAAAGCTGGTTTGCATCAATGCTTGCCTAGAGGTGGACTTTATGGGGCAGGTTGTATCAGACGCCATTGGAATCAGGCAATTTTCCGGTGTTGGCGGTCAGGTTGATTTTGTTCGAGGAGCGGCCATGTCACTCGACGGAATGGCAAAAGCAATCATTGCTATGCCTTCTACTGCGTCGATGAAAGATGGCAGTAAGGTTTCCAAGATTGTACCTTATATTGCACATGGTGCAGCAGTCACGACATCAAGGCATGATGTCGATTACATTGTAACGGAATATGGCATCGCACAGATGAAGGGGAAGTCTCTTCAGGAAAGAGCGAGAGCGCTGATTGAAATTGCGCACCCTGATTTCAGAGAAGAACTTGGAAAAGAATTTGAAAAAAGATTCCATGTAGAGTTTTAA
- a CDS encoding 4-hydroxyphenylacetate 3-hydroxylase family protein, with the protein MLMTGKQYIESLKKLNTRVYMFGEKIENWVDHPMIRPSINCVAVTYDLAQDPQYADLMTAKSNLTGKTINRFGHLHQSTDDLRKKVKMQRLCGQKTASCFQRCVGMDAFNAVFSTTFEVDKKYGSTYHENFKKFLKMVQEEDLVVDGAMTDPKGDRGVGPSGQKDPDLFVHVVEKRKDGIVVRGAKCHQTGSINSHWHLIMPTQAMRPEDKDYAVSFACPSDADGIYMIYGRQSCDTRKLEEDADVDLGNKQFGGQEALVVFDDVFIPNEYVFLNGESDYAGMLVERFAGYHRQSYGGCKVGVGDVIIGAAALAADYNGANKASHIKDKLIEMTHLNETLYCCGIACSAEGYPTESGNYQIDLLLANVCKQNVTRFPYEIVRLAEDIAGGLMVTMPSEKDFKSKTKVGKNGETIGEVCNKYFAASPVCTTEERMRVLRFLENICLGSSAVGYRTESMHGAGSPQAQRIMISRQGNINAKKELAKEIAGIK; encoded by the coding sequence ATGTTAATGACGGGAAAACAGTACATTGAAAGCTTGAAAAAGTTGAATACGAGAGTGTATATGTTTGGAGAAAAAATTGAAAATTGGGTGGATCATCCTATGATTCGGCCTTCCATCAATTGTGTGGCAGTTACATATGACTTAGCGCAAGATCCGCAATATGCAGACCTTATGACTGCAAAGTCAAACTTGACCGGCAAAACGATTAACCGTTTTGGACACTTACACCAAAGTACAGATGATCTTAGAAAAAAAGTGAAGATGCAAAGACTTTGCGGACAAAAAACAGCAAGCTGCTTTCAACGTTGTGTTGGGATGGATGCTTTTAATGCAGTCTTTTCTACTACCTTTGAAGTAGATAAAAAATACGGAAGTACATACCATGAGAACTTCAAGAAATTTTTAAAGATGGTACAGGAAGAAGATTTAGTAGTGGATGGCGCTATGACCGATCCAAAAGGGGATCGCGGTGTTGGTCCATCTGGGCAGAAAGATCCGGATTTATTTGTGCATGTAGTGGAGAAAAGAAAAGATGGAATTGTTGTTCGTGGTGCAAAATGTCATCAAACTGGGTCCATTAATTCACACTGGCATTTGATTATGCCTACACAGGCGATGCGTCCGGAGGATAAAGACTATGCTGTTTCATTTGCATGTCCTTCTGATGCAGATGGCATATATATGATATATGGCAGACAGTCCTGTGATACCAGAAAGCTTGAAGAAGATGCAGATGTTGATCTTGGAAACAAGCAATTTGGCGGGCAGGAAGCTTTGGTTGTATTTGACGACGTATTTATTCCAAATGAATATGTTTTTCTAAATGGAGAATCCGACTATGCAGGAATGCTTGTAGAACGCTTTGCAGGATATCATAGACAATCTTATGGTGGGTGCAAGGTAGGTGTAGGTGATGTTATCATCGGTGCAGCGGCGCTTGCAGCGGATTATAACGGAGCAAATAAGGCATCTCATATTAAAGATAAACTAATCGAAATGACACACCTGAATGAGACTTTGTATTGCTGTGGAATTGCCTGTTCTGCAGAAGGATATCCAACTGAATCCGGAAATTATCAAATTGACCTTTTGCTTGCGAATGTATGTAAACAAAATGTTACAAGATTTCCATATGAAATTGTAAGATTGGCAGAAGACATTGCAGGTGGATTAATGGTAACGATGCCTTCCGAGAAAGACTTTAAATCGAAAACTAAGGTAGGGAAAAACGGAGAAACAATTGGAGAAGTTTGCAATAAATACTTTGCTGCTTCCCCGGTATGCACGACTGAGGAAAGAATGAGAGTTCTGAGATTCTTAGAAAATATTTGTCTTGGTTCTTCCGCAGTTGGTTATAGAACTGAATCAATGCATGGTGCAGGTTCTCCTCAGGCACAGAGAATCATGATCAGCCGCCAGGGCAATATTAATGCGAAAAAAGAATTGGCAAAAGAAATTGCCGGAATCAAATAA
- a CDS encoding NifU family protein translates to MEEKIKKVIEDKVNPMLSEHYGGAMLTRFEDGVVWIRMTGACGQCPSAQQTIEGAVKEIITENVEGVTDVCLDTSVSEDLLDMARKILNKEV, encoded by the coding sequence TTGGAAGAAAAAATAAAAAAAGTGATAGAAGATAAAGTAAACCCCATGTTATCCGAGCATTACGGAGGAGCAATGCTGACCCGATTTGAAGATGGTGTTGTCTGGATCCGTATGACTGGTGCATGCGGGCAATGTCCTTCTGCACAACAGACGATAGAAGGAGCTGTAAAGGAAATTATAACAGAAAACGTTGAAGGAGTTACGGATGTCTGTCTTGATACCTCGGTGAGTGAAGACTTGCTTGATATGGCTCGCAAAATACTGAACAAAGAGGTTTAA
- a CDS encoding solute carrier family 23 protein: protein MREYMPYGEEAPFIKAGPFKIRFPFIHYRFEVADYIQGLLMCAVCLGAIPLLQDALSMPFEVALAVVILNGFFYTWHTLLGDPVVPGWITPAIPLLTAYCLTFPAGHARMQGLVAFEITLGIFAILLGLTGVAGKIISLIPPAIKSGIILGAGISAITMIFKEGGKFEMMPYTTAICLIVAFYLLFSNGFKRLSTKNKVWETIANLGILPAVLIAVIVAPLVGESALPHIELGFSNPDFHTLWTDWVPWGAVGWPTPIMFLKSIPTVLAIYIVLFGDVVQSKALVHDADVARDDELIDYNPNRAHLIFGIRNTIMGVIGPDITMCGPLWAAMQVVVCERYKKGRRSMQSLFGGAASFRFGTFTGYWLLPIVTLVQPILSVALALTMIVQGFVSVRIGVQQSQSFKDLGIAGVIAGALLVKGSAFGLAIGVLACLLCYGKDFLKGDATFGHLWSKEVEIMTQESGNLEADEEIA, encoded by the coding sequence ATGAGAGAGTATATGCCATACGGCGAAGAAGCGCCGTTCATCAAAGCGGGACCATTTAAAATCCGTTTTCCATTCATTCATTATCGATTTGAGGTAGCAGATTACATCCAAGGCCTGCTTATGTGTGCTGTATGTCTCGGTGCAATTCCGCTTTTACAGGATGCGTTAAGTATGCCTTTTGAGGTTGCACTTGCAGTTGTTATTTTAAACGGATTTTTTTATACGTGGCACACGTTGCTTGGAGATCCGGTTGTTCCGGGCTGGATTACACCGGCAATTCCATTGCTAACCGCGTATTGTCTGACTTTTCCTGCAGGTCATGCGAGAATGCAGGGCTTGGTTGCATTTGAAATTACACTTGGAATTTTTGCTATTTTATTAGGATTAACTGGTGTAGCAGGAAAAATTATTTCTCTGATTCCACCCGCAATTAAATCCGGAATCATATTGGGCGCGGGTATTTCTGCCATTACCATGATTTTCAAAGAAGGCGGAAAATTTGAGATGATGCCTTATACAACTGCTATTTGTTTGATCGTTGCGTTTTATCTGCTTTTCTCAAACGGATTTAAACGGTTAAGCACAAAAAATAAAGTATGGGAAACGATAGCAAATTTAGGAATTTTACCTGCTGTTTTAATTGCAGTTATCGTCGCACCACTCGTAGGAGAAAGTGCGCTACCTCACATTGAACTTGGCTTTAGTAATCCCGATTTTCATACTTTGTGGACGGATTGGGTACCTTGGGGGGCAGTTGGCTGGCCAACACCAATCATGTTTTTGAAATCAATTCCGACCGTGTTAGCAATTTATATTGTGCTATTTGGTGACGTTGTACAGAGTAAAGCACTGGTGCATGACGCAGATGTCGCAAGGGATGACGAACTCATTGACTATAATCCCAATCGTGCACATTTAATCTTTGGTATCAGAAACACCATTATGGGAGTAATCGGGCCGGATATCACCATGTGCGGACCACTTTGGGCAGCCATGCAGGTTGTTGTATGTGAACGTTATAAGAAAGGCAGAAGAAGCATGCAATCGCTGTTCGGCGGCGCAGCCTCTTTCCGATTCGGAACGTTTACAGGATACTGGTTATTACCGATTGTAACTTTGGTACAACCGATTTTATCTGTGGCGTTGGCTTTGACGATGATTGTTCAGGGATTCGTAAGTGTACGTATTGGCGTACAACAGTCTCAAAGCTTTAAGGATTTAGGGATCGCTGGTGTGATAGCCGGAGCGCTACTGGTAAAAGGCTCTGCCTTTGGACTCGCGATTGGAGTGCTTGCATGTCTTCTGTGCTATGGAAAAGATTTTCTTAAAGGAGACGCTACTTTTGGGCATTTATGGTCAAAAGAAGTTGAAATTATGACCCAAGAATCCGGTAATTTGGAAGCGGATGAAGAAATTGCTTAA
- a CDS encoding metallophosphoesterase — translation MTFYSRMAVTQYTVYTEKWEKEQALRIVLLADLHSRYYAEGQDKLARLILDQKADLIALSGDIIDDQIPTQGAFELIKKIEGSAPIFYVTGNHECERDDLDDILTELKKYSIKVLDDKEAVFVFKGQKIRIAGLEDPCNRDCKMTKKDWILEKKNLFHKQEDTVSILISHRPELFYLYDRWGFDLVLCGHTHGGFLRIPGLLNGLWAADQGYFPKYAGGLYFHEGKAGNYAQVVSRGCAVNPIVPRIFNPPEIVVIDIKNKKLKNTELL, via the coding sequence ATGACTTTTTACAGCCGTATGGCAGTTACGCAATATACCGTTTATACAGAAAAATGGGAAAAGGAGCAAGCACTGCGCATCGTGCTTCTTGCTGATTTGCACAGCCGCTACTATGCAGAAGGACAAGATAAATTAGCTCGGTTAATTTTAGATCAAAAGGCGGATTTAATCGCACTTTCCGGGGATATCATCGATGACCAAATTCCAACGCAGGGTGCGTTTGAACTCATAAAAAAAATTGAGGGCAGTGCACCTATTTTTTATGTAACAGGAAATCATGAATGTGAGCGAGATGACTTAGATGATATTCTTACTGAGTTAAAAAAGTATAGTATAAAGGTATTAGACGATAAAGAAGCGGTGTTTGTATTTAAAGGACAGAAAATACGCATAGCCGGTCTTGAAGATCCTTGCAATCGAGATTGTAAAATGACAAAAAAAGACTGGATTTTAGAGAAAAAAAATTTATTTCACAAACAAGAGGATACAGTTTCTATTTTGATTTCTCATCGTCCGGAGCTTTTTTATTTATATGACCGATGGGGGTTTGATTTAGTTTTGTGCGGACATACACACGGCGGATTTCTTCGCATTCCGGGACTTTTAAATGGACTGTGGGCGGCTGACCAAGGTTATTTTCCTAAATATGCGGGCGGATTATATTTCCATGAAGGAAAGGCTGGTAATTATGCGCAAGTTGTAAGCCGCGGATGCGCAGTCAACCCGATTGTTCCTCGTATCTTTAATCCGCCTGAAATTGTTGTCATCGATATTAAAAATAAAAAATTGAAAAATACAGAGCTGCTGTAA